A region of Sphingobium baderi DNA encodes the following proteins:
- a CDS encoding ExbD/TolR family protein has protein sequence MAMSVGSDGGDDAPMSDINTTPLVDVMLVLLIIFLIAVPVVVQTVQLQLPKVAFEPTTTKPENVSLSVTTGSDGSCAVYWNLTRVSSDELLNRAVAKLEADIKKAGGVENLTPEDLPEVHIRGDINTPYRCIGGTIYTMQRAGFPKVGFISEPEPGTTTQRL, from the coding sequence ATGGCAATGAGTGTTGGCTCCGACGGCGGTGATGACGCCCCGATGTCCGACATCAACACGACGCCGCTCGTCGACGTCATGCTGGTGTTGCTCATCATCTTCCTCATCGCGGTCCCGGTCGTCGTCCAGACGGTTCAGCTGCAGCTCCCCAAGGTGGCGTTCGAGCCGACGACGACGAAGCCGGAAAATGTTTCCCTGTCGGTCACGACTGGTTCGGACGGTAGCTGCGCGGTGTATTGGAACCTGACCCGGGTTTCGTCCGATGAGCTGCTTAATCGTGCGGTGGCGAAGCTGGAAGCGGATATCAAGAAAGCGGGTGGCGTCGAAAATCTGACGCCGGAGGATTTGCCTGAAGTGCACATCCGCGGCGATATCAATACCCCATATCGGTGCATCGGCGGCACCATCTACACGATGCAGCGCGCTGGTTTCCCGAAGGTCGGCTTCATCTCCGAACCTGAACCGGGCACCACCACGCAGCGGCTGTAA